In Elusimicrobiota bacterium, the following proteins share a genomic window:
- the rseP gene encoding RIP metalloprotease RseP: protein MIHLFGYSITIFQILSTVFGVGLLVFIHELGHFMMAKKFKIRVEQFSFGFGPEIIGYTYGETRYSICAIPLGGMVKLPGEDINTATGSPGEFMSQPWYRRLIIAFFGPFMNYVLAVFLFTIVFYFWGLSIPSNKPTIGDVMEGYPAKLSGILPGDTVENINGIPIKDWQQMAEVIHKNPSKKIKVNILREKKSMQIFVVPLKDPASGIGLVGIAPSIETKKVSLISSFGYGIKMVVFQTIYTLKYLGDKIIRWEKPEVAGPIGVVQLLAKAAKAGIENLLNFLAVISVALGLFNLFPIPLVDGGHIVLALVEAVTRKPLNKKVVQVSNFVGLSLIVFIFIFATYSDLARLGLTFGK from the coding sequence ATGATACATTTATTCGGATACAGTATAACTATTTTTCAAATTCTTTCTACTGTTTTTGGCGTGGGGCTTTTAGTATTTATTCATGAATTGGGCCATTTTATGATGGCAAAAAAGTTCAAGATAAGAGTAGAACAATTCTCTTTTGGATTTGGCCCTGAAATAATCGGATATACTTACGGCGAAACAAGGTATTCTATATGCGCTATCCCTTTGGGGGGGATGGTCAAATTGCCCGGAGAAGACATTAATACCGCTACCGGATCACCCGGAGAATTTATGTCCCAACCGTGGTACAGGAGGCTTATTATCGCCTTTTTTGGGCCGTTTATGAATTATGTCCTTGCGGTTTTTCTTTTTACTATCGTTTTCTATTTCTGGGGGCTTTCAATTCCTTCTAATAAACCTACTATTGGAGATGTTATGGAAGGTTATCCCGCGAAACTTTCAGGGATTTTGCCCGGTGACACGGTTGAAAATATCAACGGAATCCCCATAAAAGATTGGCAGCAGATGGCGGAAGTTATTCATAAAAATCCCAGCAAAAAGATAAAAGTAAATATTTTAAGAGAAAAAAAATCTATGCAAATATTTGTAGTTCCTCTAAAAGACCCGGCTTCAGGAATCGGGCTTGTAGGAATTGCTCCCAGCATTGAAACTAAAAAAGTCAGTTTAATTAGTTCGTTCGGCTATGGCATTAAGATGGTGGTTTTTCAGACAATCTACACGTTGAAATATCTTGGGGACAAAATAATCCGCTGGGAAAAGCCGGAAGTTGCCGGCCCGATAGGGGTCGTCCAGCTTTTGGCAAAAGCGGCAAAAGCAGGTATTGAAAATCTGCTTAATTTTCTTGCGGTAATATCTGTGGCCCTTGGGCTTTTTAACCTTTTTCCTATACCGTTGGTTGACGGCGGGCATATAGTACTTGCCCTGGTTGAAGCGGTAACACGCAAACCTTTGAACAAAAAAGTGGTTCAGGTTTCAAATTTCGTGGGTTTGAGCTTAATTGTTTTTATCTTTATTTTTGCGACTTATTCGGATCTTGCCCGTTTAGGGCTGACATTTGGAAAATAA
- a CDS encoding 1-deoxy-D-xylulose-5-phosphate reductoisomerase → MKKVVILGSTGSIGTQALDVARHLIKSLKIVGLSSFSNILRLKDQIREFRPEIASVWFEKDCIELKSWCRENNLKTEVVFGIEGLIKAAKHHSSNFVLSAVVGSIGIEPLLEAIKSKKQIALANKEALVVAGKLIMDAAKKCGVTIIPVDSEHSAVFQCLKNEKNKFISKIILTASGGPFYKKSKTKHSKVTVAEALSHPTWKMGKKITIDSATLMNKGLEAIEASHLFNVPLKNIEIVIHPQSIVHSLVQFVDGSVLAQLSNPDMRLPIQYALTFPERIKSGVKELSLTRIKKLEFDVPDFKRFPSLELALKAGKTGGTMPAAMNAANEVAVEKFLKKEISFSQIPKVVKKVMDKHLLNKNPNIRQILNSDLNSRKAALKIIKEIKH, encoded by the coding sequence AAAGCCTGAAAATAGTTGGCCTTTCCTCATTTTCTAATATATTGCGGCTAAAGGATCAGATAAGGGAATTTAGGCCGGAGATCGCATCTGTCTGGTTTGAAAAAGACTGTATTGAACTTAAAAGTTGGTGCAGGGAAAATAATCTTAAAACTGAAGTTGTCTTTGGAATTGAAGGGTTGATTAAAGCCGCGAAACATCATTCTAGCAATTTTGTTTTGTCGGCGGTTGTGGGTTCTATCGGCATAGAGCCATTGCTTGAAGCAATCAAAAGCAAGAAACAAATAGCTCTTGCAAATAAGGAAGCTCTTGTAGTAGCAGGAAAACTGATAATGGATGCCGCAAAAAAATGCGGCGTTACCATAATTCCCGTTGACAGCGAACACTCGGCTGTTTTCCAGTGTTTGAAAAATGAAAAAAATAAATTTATCAGTAAAATAATTTTAACAGCTTCGGGAGGGCCGTTTTACAAAAAAAGCAAAACTAAACATTCAAAAGTAACAGTTGCAGAAGCGCTTTCTCATCCGACATGGAAGATGGGAAAAAAAATTACAATTGATTCCGCAACACTTATGAATAAAGGGCTTGAAGCTATTGAGGCCAGCCATTTATTTAATGTGCCTCTCAAAAATATAGAGATTGTAATACATCCTCAATCTATAGTTCATTCTTTGGTTCAGTTTGTTGACGGGTCGGTTTTGGCGCAGTTATCTAACCCGGACATGAGGCTTCCGATACAATATGCCTTGACCTTTCCTGAAAGAATCAAATCAGGAGTAAAAGAACTTTCGTTAACCCGGATTAAGAAACTGGAATTTGATGTCCCCGATTTTAAGCGTTTCCCGAGCCTTGAACTCGCATTAAAAGCAGGCAAAACAGGCGGAACGATGCCGGCGGCAATGAATGCGGCAAATGAAGTTGCCGTAGAAAAATTTTTGAAAAAAGAAATATCATTTTCTCAGATACCTAAAGTTGTTAAAAAAGTGATGGATAAACATCTGTTGAATAAAAATCCGAATATAAGACAGATTCTTAATTCGGATCTGAATTCAAGAAAAGCGGCTTTAAAAATTATTAAGGAGATAAAACACTAA